Within Protaetiibacter intestinalis, the genomic segment TCGACATCGCGGGCAAGAACCAACTCGCGCTCGTCAAGGACGTGCAGAAGGACCCGGTGCGCCAGATCATCGAGCACATCGACCTCATCGTCGTGAAGAAGGGCGAGAAGGTCACCGTCGACGTGCCGGTGCACGTCGAGGGCGAGTCGTTCGCGGGCACCATCGTCGCGCTCGACGCCACGACCCTCACGATCGAGGCCGAGGCGACCCACATCCCCGAGCGCCTCGTCGTGAACGTCGAGGGCGCCGAGGAGGGCACGCACGTGCTCGCCGGCGACGTGGAGCTGCCGAAGGGCGCGACCCTCGTGTCCGACCCGGAGACGCTCGTCGTGAACATCACCGCTCCCGCCAAGGTCGACCTCGGCGAGGAGACCGAGGCGGCCGAGGCCGCCGAGGAGGCGCCGGCCGAGGAGGCCGCCGCCGAGGCTGCCGCGGAGTAAGTCGCCCACCCCGTGGCGGATGACGTCTGGCTCGTAGCCGGGCTCGGGAATCCCGGGCCCGGCTACGCCGCTCACCGCCACAATGTCGGCCAGTCGGCGCTCGACGTGCTGGCCGACCGCATCGGCGCGCGCTTCTCGCGCCACAAGTCGAACACCCTTCTCGCCG encodes:
- a CDS encoding 50S ribosomal protein L25/general stress protein Ctc; translated protein: MSDDNKLVAEVRDQFGKGAARKIRAVGKVPAVIYGHGTEPQHITLPAHEVGLILRKANAVLDLDIAGKNQLALVKDVQKDPVRQIIEHIDLIVVKKGEKVTVDVPVHVEGESFAGTIVALDATTLTIEAEATHIPERLVVNVEGAEEGTHVLAGDVELPKGATLVSDPETLVVNITAPAKVDLGEETEAAEAAEEAPAEEAAAEAAAE